In the genome of Melospiza melodia melodia isolate bMelMel2 chromosome 20, bMelMel2.pri, whole genome shotgun sequence, the window AATGCAATGTTTGAATGCTGCAAACCCCATGGAGGTGCTCACAGCCCCTCTCTGGGCcctcctggcagaggcaggagctccAGGGACACTTACAGAAGACACTGGGGGAGCTCCAGGGACACTTACAGAAGACACTGGGGGAGCTCCAGGGACACTTACAGAAGACACTGGCTCTGTGGCAGCGCACCCGGCCCGTGCCAGGGCAGTAGGAGGGAGGGGGATCCTCCAGAGGCTTCCCAAAGTGGCAGtagggtggcagcagggcagggatccaCTCAGGCTCCActgcagacacacctggggagggaAAACACACCTGCATGCAGGTTTGCTGCCCGGGGCCACGGCTCACTGGCAGCCCCAGGGGTACAGGGCACGGTCAGGGTCTGATCTCCACACATTTATTTGTCCTTAATGCTTTTCAAACTTTTTATGTTGTAAAATATCTGTTTAGAGATCAGCAGCAGGCAGCTGTggttggcagggctggggcaaagCAGGTATTTCAGAAGCTGAGTTTTGCTCCAGCCAATTCTGCCaggtaaataataattaaaaatgccAATTTATCTCCTGATCCAGACCTAGGAAGCCTTAAGGATCCAAATCCCAGGAGTCACTCAGAAAGCACAGCACAGGGGGAACTGCCAAGGCATTGTGAGCtgctcagcagggctgcagcacccacagcactcACCTTTCATGTAGAGCTTGGTGGTCTCCACAATCTCCTGGTACACCACAAACTCTGGCAGCTCCTTGAAGAGGACTGAGCTGGGGTGGATGAACACGGGGTCCTCCAGGAGGGCAGTCTGAAAGAGGCACAAAGATTGAAGCAGAGCAAGAGCAGTTACTGACAATCCCATGTCCTCACTGCACCTCATTTCAGGTGTGCATCTGTAAGCTTTCCTGAAGTGAGGGAGGTTTTTAATAACCCCATCATTTTCTGCTCCACcttctctgcagacaccaagcaaGATGTCTAAGGGTACACAAGGTGAACCCAGGGTACTTCTCAGCCCTTTTACAACATTTCCTACATGAACACCAAGAAATGGCACCACTGCAAACTCCAGTTCCacagagaggagctgcaggaaggcagcagacatctcagagctgcacccagccacacagctgggctggcacaggttTCTGCCACAGGGGAGGAGGAACTGAGGCCAGGCAAGCTGCTCACCTTGTAGGCATTCTTCCACTTGTCATccagctgctcctctgcctgaACCCTTCTGGCCAGGTGATCCCCCAGCCCCGCCAGCACGATCTGCCTCAGGTAGGTGACCTGAGCTTCCGTGGGGGGCTCCATCTTGGGGTCCACGTAGAGCCCGGCGTCCCTGCACACCGAGTTCACTGCGGGCACACAGGTGAGAGgggggcagcaggacagggaccAGCTCAGGGAGGCTGTGCAgcccccagcacagagccagcacagcatTTCCCCAGCTCGGGGAGGCTGTGCAgcccccagcacagagccagcacagcatttcccccagcacagatccccccagcccctcacctgccGTGGTGAGCTGCCCTCGCAGGCGCCGGATCTCCAGCATGGCTTTGTGCCTCAGCCCGTTCTGCTCGCAGAACTCCCGGGTGCACCCGGAGTACTCACAGGCCCCCACTGCTcctggggtgacacagggggtcaGGGCTCCTCAGGGaaccatggggacaccactgtCCCAGGCAAGGAGTCATTCAGGGCAGCTATTGTATTAGTGGGGTGTCCCGATGAAGGGAGGAATGATAAATccgactccatgttcttagaaggctgatttattattttaagataatatatactatattatattatactatatatactacattatattatactatCTATACTATACTAtctatactatatatactatctatactatactatatatactatagtatatatagtatatatactatgttatattatactatattatatgttatactatatatgctatatatactatactatatatactatatatactatgttatattatactatatattatactatatatgctatatatactatactatatatactatactatatatactatatatagtatatatactatgttatattatactatattatatattatactatatatgctatatatactatactatatatacttctattctgttctgttctattctattctattctattctattctatttctattctattctatttctatttctatttctattctattTCTATTCTTCTAAACTATGCTAAAGAACACAGAGAGGATACTCACAGGTACTTACCTAACATCACCATGAGGTCCCCCAGCTTCTGCAtgggcccctgcccagcccagacCTTCTGCATCTGCAAGAACCTGGCTCTCCTTGCCTTCAGCTGGGCTGCCTCCTCCTCACCGCCTGCAGGCCTGCAAGGAACACAGGGCAGCACCTGCGAGAGCTGTGCCAggcacacagggtgacagggacacagggtgacactgggacacagagcagcagctctgagagctgtgccagggacacggggtgacagggacacagggtgacactgggacacaggCAGGCTCAGCCACTGACCTGTCCAGCTCCTCGAAGAGCTCCCTGACAGTCATGGCAGACACGATGGTGATGGTGTagggcaggcactgctgctgcctgctcaggGCCAGCATCTTGGCATAGCGAGGGGCCACGGGGAAAGTGGCCATCACCCTGCCCAGGGGACTGATGGGGCAGCTCAGCTTTGCTGCCAGCTGCTGCTTCAGCCTGGGCCAGGGAAAAGAGAGCTCATGTCATGAAGTAACTCTAAGTTTGTGCTCCCCGCTCTGGCAGCCCAGTTAATTTGAGGTGATTTCTCAGGTTTTGTGTGTGCTGGTGCCAACGGCCAGGGGAAAGGTTCCTCTTGCTCCCAGCTCAGTGtttccctgcccacacacaccaGGGCCAGTGGATCAAACAGAGGGCACCAGAGCTGAGCTGGTGGCAGTTTGTGAGCCACAGGACAGCCCTGGGTGTGgtgggagggcagcagcagcacagcagagcccacAGTGCAGGGCATCAGTGGGGGGCACTGGCATTACCTTCCTGTCATGGGGGGCTCCTTCAGGGCACCCAGGGCtatcagcagctcctctgctgctgccagagcttccgTGGGAGGAGGGGTTGGGAAGGGGAAGTTGATGACCTAGGGAAACAAGAGCAAAGCCCCTCAGCCCACAGTGACACAGCATCCCAGTGTGGGCACAGCCAGGAGCCCTGCAAGGCAGTGGAATCCTCCCCTCTGCTTACGTGGGACCAAGAAAAACACTCAGGATGTTTGCCAGGAGCGAAAGGAAAGGACACAGAATGGCAGGAAATGCTTGGAACAAGAACAGGAGGAAACAGGAACGGCCGAATCACCCCCAGCACCCACTGACTGCAGGCACCGCCCAGGGCAGGCTGCTCAGGGGCTGCATTTGAGTGTTGTGATCTCTGAAAGTGCTCCACTATCTCCAAAACACAGACCCTGCTTAGacagggttttggttttttttaacctctAAGAACATAAGAAAGCATTTACAGCTTGAACAAACATGTCTGCTAAGGCCTAGAGGAATTCAGAGCAGTTTCTGCAATGTGCAGACCCAAAATGGACTCTCAGGATCTGAATTTCTGCCACAAGGCACAGCTCCAAGCAATGGCAATAAAATacatttctgtttgtttctggctCCTAAGGGCAACCACTTTAATGGGTGCTGCGGTACAAAGCCCTTTCCAACTCACCTTTTCTATATTTAATGCCTTCATTTGCAGAATCAAGTCTTCCACTGGTCGCTTTGTTATTTCTGGAGCAGAAAATTTCTCAAAGTCCATGAAAACTGCTGAAGAGTATAACCTAATGGACCAGAAGTGTTATTAgatatttaaatgaaattttaattCAAAGGATATACAGGAAAAATTAGCAAgggaataaaaaaccaaaaaggcaGTCATGGACAGTATTTACATCATCACATCATTATTTACAGGTTGGGGCATTTGCCTTATTCACAAGTTAACTTGGCTCAGAGTTAAATCCACCTGGCCATAGTGAAATCTAACCTGACCATGAAAACAAGAGTTTTCAGCAAGAGAaatgcaggagggctgcagccacatctccaacaggactgctaccaacaccctgacccacagggtgtcaggttgtgttctgactctgccagtgttgttttgatttactgcattgtttttcttttttattttcttccctagtaaagaactgttattccctgctcccatattttttccctgagagtgtcacagacatattttatgaaaaatccttttgttaggatcttttctcctgagaagctgagaggccctcagaaatgaaatgtaaacaatggttatctgctgctgtgggatgtaacaggtaatggccaatcacagcgcAGCtatctcagactctctggtcagattatttatatatttttaatagtaattatttttaatatataattttcttttaatataatatgcatcataaaataataaatcagcctcctgAAACACGGAGCCAAGattctcatcccttccctcatcctgggacccctgcgaacaccaccacatcagagccccttaatttaaaacgCATAACAAACTGGaagagggagggtttgggggtttacaTTTCCCACTCCATTTCCCAGGGGAGGCTCCTGGCTGTGCATGCAGGGCCCTGTGCTCACCGGTAGCAGTGGCCGGGCTCGGTGCGGCCTGCGCGGCCTGCGCGCTGCTGGGCCGAGGCCTGGCTCACCCAGCACACCCTGAAGGACGACACCCCCGTCACCCTGTCGTAGCAGCGCCGCTTCTCCCGCCCGCTGTCCACCACGTACTTGATGCCGGGGATGGTCAGCGACGTCTCGGCCACGTTGGTGGCCACCACGCACAGCCTGGTgccggcgggagcggggcggaaCACCTGCGGGACAGGGGCGGGCATGGGAAAGCAGCAAGGGACAAGGAAAGGGGCAAGGAACAAGGAAAGAGACAAGGAAAGAGACAAGGAACAAGGAAAGAGACAAGGAAAGAGACAAGGAACAAGGAAAGAGACAAGGAAAGAGACAAGGAACAAGGAAAGAGACAAGGAAAGAGACAAGGAAAGAGACAAGGAAAGAGACAAGGAAAGAGACAAGGAAAGAGACAAGGAAAGAGACAAGGAACAAGGAAAGAGACAAGGAAAAGGGACAAGGAACAAGGGGGCAAGGAAAGTGTCACAGACgtctatgaaaaatcctttccttaggatttttcctcctgagaagctgagaggcctcagaaaagaaatgtaaccaatggttatctgctgctgtggaatgcaacaggtgcatctgggattgggctcatgtggttgttcctaattaatggccaatcacagtccagctgtgtcaggactttgagcagtcacaagattttattattcacttcctttcccagccttctgatgtctcctttctctttcctttagTACAGTTTTCGTATATAATTTGCTTTTAAtattacatcataaaataataaatcagccttctgaaacatggagtcaagattctcatctcttccctcatcctggggaccctcaaacaccaccaagGAAAAGGGACAAGAAGAGGGACAAGGAAAGGGTACAAGGAAGAGGCAGGCGTGGTCCTGGATGGGCTGCAAAGGCATGGCAGTGCACATGGCACTGCAAGGGGAAGGCAGGAGTCAGAGCACAGCCCTAACCCCCTGTCTCCAGCTCTGAAGCTCTTTGTCCAGCTGGGTTAAGCCTCAGAAAtgaccccaggggctgcaggaggagccagGATGGATTCAGAGACCCTGCAGGCTGTGGCTGATCACCTCTCCCACCCTGCTGAAGGGACACATCAGGGACACCCCAGCCCAACCTGCCCACTGGGCCATTCCAGCTGGCAGAATAGCCCAAGATGGGAATTTTATCTCTCTTGTGATTTCAGACCATGATCACTGTTATCTGTCAGATCTCCTGCTCACTGTGACAATAAATCCTTTACCTTTGCCTGTTTCTCTGGTGCCAGCAAGGAGTAGAGTGGGAGCACATACAGGGGCAGGGACGAGTCAGATTTCTCATCTGTGGGGAAACAAACCAgcactgctcagccccagcaACATCTGCACAAAACCAGGAAAGCAACTGGTACAAACTGGTCCCAGTAACTGGGACTGGCAAACCTGAACAGCTTTGCCATGACACTGCTGCTCTGGTGCCACAACCCAAGTCACTCCTTTCACAGAGACAGGGATTCCCTCTGTCCCACATGCCAAACCTTCTCCTGAGTCTCCATCTCCTAAGTCCAGGTCAAGATCAGAGCCTGCAGCATCATCATCACTGTCAAAGTCTCTGTCCTCATCGCCTTCATCTGGTGGCACCACAGAGTAACTGTTCAGATCAATTTTGGGGAGTGTctgagagagggagggaaggtgaAAACAGCACATTAACAGGGGGACACAAGCAGCACTTTGCATTGCTGTGGAAGCAAAGCTGAGACAAGGACTCACATTTCTTAGGTGCAAAATAAAGTATTTCCAAATTAGACATTTTTTAAATTGGAGGCATTGCAAAAGCATACAATGCCAAATCCCATTCCACCTCTATGTATTGTCATTTTTTGTAACGCTCTTAGAAAGAACTGGCCTCCTAATCCAGATATGTCAAACAAATGTTCAACAGTTTCTGTCAAGATGGGTTAGTCTGAGAATTTAATCTCTCTGTCAGATCCAGTCCAAATTTTGGTTAACAAATGCTAAGATGAGGAGCAGCCAGCAAGTCTGGAGCTCCTTGCATTTGAGTTTGAGTGGTCAGAACTCTAAATCTAAATCAATCTCCTGCCCACGACATGCAGAGTTTCAGCAGCATTCTGCAGCAGTGAGAGcagcactgaggggacacctgcgggctgcaggcagggctggaggagctgagggaggcacagccacagagcagagctgctgcagggggaACTCTGCCCCTCACACATTACCAGCACTCTCCTGCGCTTCCTCGAGCTCTTGAATTTCCTCATTTCTTCCACTGAGTCTTCCCTGTCATCCTCTCCTCCTGAAAACAGCAGTGGAGCACTGTGAGCTGGGCGTTCCTTCCTCTGGGGAAAGGTGGAGGGGTCTGGTCCCACTCCCACCCTTCTGGGAGGCACAGTGTGGAAAAAGCAAACTGAAGGCAGAGAGAAGctgcaaaggattttttcccaaacTCAAACCAGCACAAAATTTAACATCAGTCATGGCAATCACCCAAAACTTCCCCCAAACCTTGTATTTtgtggttttaaaataaaagttcttATTTTTAGATGCAAAGCAAGCTCACTTCTCAGCAGGATAATTTGAAGTTTAAGTTTCTACAGCATTACCTGCAGTGCTGTTCTTTTGGTATGGGAATGCTTTCCTTAATCTTCTACACAGAGAGTGAACTTCTGCCTGGCCTGTTAAAAACACCAAAATCCCACCtgcaagaggaaagaaaaaaagaaaaaaagaaaaaaaaaaaaaagaaaaaaagaaaaaaaaaaaaaaaaaaagaagggaaaaaaaaaaaaaaaaagaaaaaagaaaaaaaaaaaggtaaaaaaaaaaaaagaggaaaaaaaaaaaaaatcagcaacaaACCCCCAAAGTTTGGGCATGTTCAATATGAGCATAGTGAGAGGTCTCAGCAGTGAAGCTCCCTTACCTGCAGGCAGCATCCGATGGATTTTGCACACCTTCCTGAAGCACTCCCCACTGTAATCATCCAGGGGGGTTTTCTTGTTGAAATGAACAGTCACAGGGAACTGCCTTGCATCTACCTGCAGAGAAAACACCAAATTAAGGTattaatagaaataaataaagggTTTGTGTGCTGTCATAACTCCACACAACCATTACAGCCAGAAAAGCTCACCCGTATTTCTGCTCACATCCAGGGTTTGGTACCCTACAAAACACCAAACCCACAGAAATCACTGCTGTTTGCTCCACCATAAAACCAGGCTAGAAACGAAATCTTTCCCCCCTTTCACCTCCTCAACTCAGATTGAGGCTTTCTAGTTCCCCTGAACCATAACTTCAAAGTTTTTCAAGATAATCAGATTCTGCCAGGGTGGTTTTCTGATAAAGGTGGAAAGAAAAACACCAAGTCCCAAAAGAAACAATAGCCTAAGCAAAATGACTGTTTTTAAATGGGTTATCTGAGGGATTTCAGCACCAGCTGGAAAGACTGGAGTGCCCCTGCTTTGTCACTGGTTTTATAGAGgctcccagggaggggacagtacCTGGATGACAGGAGGCTGCACAGAGAACAGCCTGGTGTTGGCAGTGAAATCCTCCACACGCAGAGTTGCAGACATGATGATCAGCTTCAGGGGCAGCCccttctgcagggacacacatctgtcaccctgtgccccacagctcctccccagggcacCAACAAACACCCTGCTTCCCCCCAGGCTGCTGGAGTTCAATTATCTGCACTGTAATTCTCAAATGAACTGGATTCTGCCTGAAAAGGCACCTCTTGGTACTGATCTGTACTATTTCCCCCTTGGTGCAACCTCTGTACCTCTTCAACCATACAGAAAGAGAGATGTGTTAACTGAGTGTGATTTCTGTCAGATTTCCTTGGAATTCCACACCACAGAGCCTCTTCATGTGGAACatcccctccctggcacatccaCGTCCAGAGCAGGAGCCCTGCCCCTCCTGATgccctgtgcaggctgccctagaacagagactagatggagttaaagaataaagcagggatttgttAGAAGGCCTGAATGGATGCAcattgggcagcacaagagcccagccagggctgcacccaagatgaaccaaaatggtcccaaaatgaacccaggatgaaccaaaatggtcccaaaatgctccACGGGTCATGGGGTCTCTtactttgatcagttctgctccattttcatcttggagttaattgtccaattactcACATTTCATTCATAATTAATTCAtaagctttagcccaggcagtcccaccctgcttgtttttctctctccagcccacggggtttgtgctcctgggctgagatttggatcatttgtgcccagctggagcaggaattgttttgtctccctgctctgtgcacagagctcaccgtGCCCTGATGTGAACCCAggcccacaccctaaagcagcacagaatgtgaaaaatagaattaaaaaacagaattaaaaaaaaaacccagaatgaACCCTGAGGGATGGCATCACCTTGCTCCGGAGGGGCACGATGCGGGACAGGAGGCCTATCAGGATGTCTGTGTACATGCTCCTCTCGTGGGCCTCATCAATGATGATCACTTTGTACTTGGAAAGCAGAAAGTCCTGAGGGGAGAGATGGGTTTCAGCACAGGAGGCCCCAGCAAGGAAATGTGAGTGAGGACACACCACAAGCACTGAGcccatccccagctctgttctcaCTCAGTTTAATGCACTCACCCTACACAAGACAGCCTGGTTCCCAAGCCTCCTCTTGCTCCCATTTTCCACAGCAAGATAACCTAATGTTTAGGGGCTTGGGCAGGAATATCAAGGGTGGAGATGAAACAAATCCCTGATGCTGAAAGGGATTCTGATTTCAAAGACTGGCAACAAGTCCACATAGGCCTCTCTTCCCAGCTATacaaaaaattccctttttttaacCCTGAGGACAGCAAGTTACCTTCTGGATCTCCTTGAGCAGCACACCATCAGTCATGAACTTGATCTGTGTCTCATCGGTGACGTTCCCCTCGTAGCGGATCTGATAGGAAACCACCCTGTGGGGAAACACCAGGAACAAGCACAGAGTCCTTGTCACCCACAGGGCACCTCAGTGCCACCCCCCAGCGAGGTCCCAAGGCCTCCTGAGGCTCACCTGTGTGACAGGTTCATCTCCTTGGCCACCCTCTGGGACATGGACACGGCGGCCACGCGCCGAGGCTCCGTGATCCCGATGATGCCCCCAGAGCTAAAGGGGTGAGGGGAGGAAAAGAGGAATTGTTTTCATTAAACAGAGCAGCAGACCCAAAAAATGACAACAGGATTTCTCACTGATGGCTCTAGATTAATGGCATCAGTCACACAGCCTCAGTCTTAGTTAGAGTTGGAATGAAAACACAGTCAGGGAGCTTTGGGATTCCCTTCTGTTGTATCTGTACTGATCTGGAGATGGGTGAGTTACAGCCAAGTTTTTCCCAAAATGCTGTCCCTGCAAATAAAATCCAAGTCCTACCTGGCATACCCAGCCTCATAGAGGAACTGGGGCACCTGGGTGGTTTTGCCACTCCCTGTCTCTCCACATATGATCACAATGGGATTGTCATTGATGGCTTCCATGACCACTTGCTCTTCAGCAAGGATGGGGAGCTTTAGTCTTGCCTCCTAAACAGTGCAAAACACACATTTTAGCTGCATTGTTTCTCActccttttttgttttcctcGGGATTGAAACCTGTTCCCTTCCTCAGACCATAAAAGGAATTCTGCAATCCCGTGACTCAGAAATCTCTGAAACAGTCCAAACCACACAAACATGGCTGAGAACCAGAGACATCAGAGCAGATTCCCAGCAAGCACAGGGCAAGCCCTGCGCTGTAATTTGTGAAATTTCAGAGTCCCTCGAGTTTCTTAATACAGCACTTCAAGGGAAAACTCATTTCACAACTGCCTCGTCTGCTGGGGCTGGTGCAGAGCTTTTCCTGTTCCTGCACAATGCCCTGCCCACAACAAATGGGACAAAACCACTCAGCATAAGGTACAGAACAGCAGAGAGCTGAAAGGGACTTCAGAAGATTTTCTAGCAAAGGACAATAAAGGACTGTTAGCAGATTCTGGATGTAAAACTGAAGGTAAATGCTAATACCCTGAAACAAGCTGAGTTTTCCTGCTGCTGGCGCAGAGCTGAGCGCACCCAGCTGCTGGAGCCCaccaccctccccagcccctgtgACAAACTGCGCTGTTCCCAGAGGCTCACCTGGATCTCAGGAGTCCTGTGCACAGGGATGAACACTGCAGGCTTGCAGGGAGCCCTGCTGGGGgctgcctggggctctggggctCTGGGACCAGCCGGAGGCTGCtcggcccctgccctgcccactcctccctctgcctcctcagcagcacccacagcactgCCTGAGGACTTCTCAGTgtcctccttctgctcctcctcctcctcctcagagctgctgggctctTCCTCAGGCTCTGGCTCTGGGCTGTGCCTTCTCTTGTTGGCACCGCTGATGCTCCTGATCCTTTCAGGGACATCAGTCCTTGGCTCCTGAGTCACCCTGGAAACAAAACATCCACCTGTGAGCTGTGCTCTGGCACCTCAAACCAGACAGGACGTCCCCAAAAACCAGATCTCCACTCCTGGAGGTTTTCACAACTCTGCCAGGTAAAGCCTTGGCTTTGATTGATGGATTTGTATCTAAGCATTTTCTATCCTGGATTTTTTATCCATTTCTTCTGAAGGATAGAACTGCTTTGTAGTTTAATCTACAAATGCAGCTCTTGATAAATCCATCTCTTGATAAATCCAGCAGCTATGGTCAACATCAGCAGATGTCTTCCAGCACAAGAAAGTAAGTGTTCATCCACCAATTTTGCAGTTTAGCACAATTGCTAAAAGCCTGCAGATTGTGTCACCCTCCTCATCCTGTAGGAAAGACCAAGAAAATAACTATCCCATTATCAGACAAAAATACCAAATTATTTAACTCCATCCATTCTGAAGAACCTGTTTGcaccaagaagaagaaaaacaactCAAGGGAAAGCTCAGGATGGTGCTGTTCAAACAGAATGATCAGTTGCAATggttccaccccaaaatccctttaccTTTTAGCCTGAAACATGCGTCCCCCAGTCCCCAGTTTGGAAGTTGTGTACAGGAGTTTCATTTCTGCCTCAGAAGCCTGCACCTCATTCAGCTTGCTCAGCAGCTCAGCTCTCTGTTTGGGGAAAACAACCAAAATCAGTGCTTGCTTTGACCAGGAAAGGATTTCATGGCAAGATCTGAGCATTCCAAGgtgtgctctgtgctctggcAAACCCTGCTGTGCAGCTGGAAAAGCTCCTGGGTGAGTCCTCCCTGATTTCAGCCCTGTACCAGAGCAAAAATAGAAATGGGGACTTGACATCAGAGCAGtgagcagctcagctgcaccCCAGAAACAGCAGCAAAGGAAAAGAGATTGGATCTGAAGCACTGGAATGAGGCCTGGAGCAAAGGGAGCCCCAAATCCCTGCCCTGGGACATGGCATGGCAGAGGTGTGAGCCACAGGGTGAACCTGCCTCAAAACCAGAGCTGCTCTGAGAGTCATTGTCCAGGCACTGACAGCAGCAGGGACTCTGCCTGGAAAGGTTTTACAAAGACAGAAAAAATGTGTTTGCATGCTGAAAATACACAACAGGCATTTCAGAAGCACTGACAGGTCTTGGGGTGCAGGGAGGTTTGCAGGAGCTCACAGCACCCATTCCACAGAGTGcttgaaaaatgaaaatatatcaCTGCCTGCCACCAATGTACTCCACAACACTTGTGCAGAACAGACCCTGGCCCCACAGAGGATGCATTCCTGCAGCCCCTGAGAGGGCAGGAGTGCCTTCCTCCCCTGGAGCTGCcctcagcagcccctgggagctgcatctctgccccaatgcccagcaaaggggggctgcagctgctgcagcatcaccccagcacctgcacagccctgggattTCACACCTCAGGCACCCCTGACAGCTCACACCCCTCACCATCCTCATCATCACCCGCCCTCCCTGCACACCAATACCAAACCCTCATTTTAAGAGAATTCAAGATttgagaagctgctgctgccagagacaGCAACATACctgctttttcttctccttctgctcCAAAACCTTCTGCaggtttttcttctgtttcttgcTCAGGggtttcttctgctgctgcacaACACACGGGGCTTTTTTCTTCTTGGCTTTTTTTGCTGGCAGGACCAGGGCATTGCTTTGGTCGATTCCCTTCAGCGTTGCTCCATCTGAAGGAAGGGTTGCATTATTCTCCCGTGCCAGGTGGATTATTTTCAGCACTGTGCTTAGCAGGCTTATCAAGCACCAGGCCAGATTTAGCTGCCTCTAACAAACACAACCCTCATGCCCAGCCAAGAGAAAATCCTGCAACATCAGCAGGGGCAAAAGACCTCGAAACTGGGCATTCAATAACCCTGAGCTTTCTATAGCCCTGAGGGCGACTCTCCAAGATTTATGTAACAATATTATGCAATTTTTGCCTTTTTACTCAATCCCCCAGGGTCAGGACACAGTGTGCCCTGGGGTGACTCCTCAGTGTCCTGCTTCACCCGGGCACCAGTGGATTTTAATACTAAAAAACCGCATTAATAGAGTAATAAAAATAGAATAATAAACGTATTTTTTTTTGAAGTAATGCCTTTTTTTTGAAGTTTGAGAAGGCGAATGTTTAACATAAGAGATATGTTTAGTAGCTGTTTTAATAAATGATGGAGCCACTGAGTGATTGGGAAGGAACCCAAGCTCAACTCCTGAGCTCCCCG includes:
- the DHX37 gene encoding probable ATP-dependent RNA helicase DHX37 isoform X1; amino-acid sequence: MGRARRRHNWKARQSQGAPAAAEPELPLELPLELGDGATLKGIDQSNALVLPAKKAKKKKAPCVVQQQKKPLSKKQKKNLQKVLEQKEKKKQRAELLSKLNEVQASEAEMKLLYTTSKLGTGGRMFQAKRVTQEPRTDVPERIRSISGANKRRHSPEPEPEEEPSSSEEEEEEQKEDTEKSSGSAVGAAEEAEGGVGRAGAEQPPAGPRAPEPQAAPSRAPCKPAVFIPVHRTPEIQEARLKLPILAEEQVVMEAINDNPIVIICGETGSGKTTQVPQFLYEAGYASSGGIIGITEPRRVAAVSMSQRVAKEMNLSHRVVSYQIRYEGNVTDETQIKFMTDGVLLKEIQKDFLLSKYKVIIIDEAHERSMYTDILIGLLSRIVPLRSKKGLPLKLIIMSATLRVEDFTANTRLFSVQPPVIQVDARQFPVTVHFNKKTPLDDYSGECFRKVCKIHRMLPAGGILVFLTGQAEVHSLCRRLRKAFPYQKNSTAGGEDDREDSVEEMRKFKSSRKRRRVLTLPKIDLNSYSVVPPDEGDEDRDFDSDDDAAGSDLDLDLGDGDSGEDEKSDSSLPLYVLPLYSLLAPEKQAKVFRPAPAGTRLCVVATNVAETSLTIPGIKYVVDSGREKRRCYDRVTGVSSFRVCWVSQASAQQRAGRAGRTEPGHCYRLYSSAVFMDFEKFSAPEITKRPVEDLILQMKALNIEKVINFPFPTPPPTEALAAAEELLIALGALKEPPMTGRLKQQLAAKLSCPISPLGRVMATFPVAPRYAKMLALSRQQQCLPYTITIVSAMTVRELFEELDRPAGGEEEAAQLKARRARFLQMQKVWAGQGPMQKLGDLMVMLGAVGACEYSGCTREFCEQNGLRHKAMLEIRRLRGQLTTAVNSVCRDAGLYVDPKMEPPTEAQVTYLRQIVLAGLGDHLARRVQAEEQLDDKWKNAYKTALLEDPVFIHPSSVLFKELPEFVVYQEIVETTKLYMKGVSAVEPEWIPALLPPYCHFGKPLEDPPPSYCPGTGRVRCHRASVFYRVGWQLPAVEVDFPPGIERYKHFARFLLEGKVIKKLSSYSQCLLSSPLIMLKTWSKLQPRTEALLQALVKENCDNRDALVAAWKKNPKYLLAAYCQWVPEALHQELALRWPPVAL
- the DHX37 gene encoding probable ATP-dependent RNA helicase DHX37 isoform X2 — protein: MGRARRRHNWKARQSQGAPAAAEPELPLELPLELGDGATLKGIDQSNALVLPAKKAKKKKAPCVVQQQKKPLSKKQKKNLQKVLEQKEKKKQRAELLSKLNEVQASEAEMKLLYTTSKLGTGGRMFQAKRVTQEPRTDVPERIRSISGANKRRHSPEPEPEEEPSSSEEEEEEQKEDTEKSSGSAVGAAEEAEGGVGRAGAEQPPAGPRAPEPQAAPSRAPCKPAVFIPVHRTPEIQEARLKLPILAEEQVVMEAINDNPIVIICGETGSGKTTQVPQFLYEAGYASSGGIIGITEPRRVAAVSMSQRVAKEMNLSHRVVSYQIRYEGNVTDETQIKFMTDGVLLKEIQKDFLLSKYKVIIIDEAHERSMYTDILIGLLSRIVPLRSKKGLPLKLIIMSATLRVEDFTANTRLFSVQPPVIQVDARQFPVTVHFNKKTPLDDYSGECFRKVCKIHRMLPAGGILVFLTGQAEVHSLCRRLRKAFPYQKNSTAGGEDDREDSVEEMRKFKSSRKRRRVLTLPKIDLNSYSVVPPDEGDEDRDFDSDDDAAGSDLDLDLGDGDSGEDEKSDSSLPLYVLPLYSLLAPEKQAKVFRPAPAGTRLCVVATNVAETSLTIPGIKLYSSAVFMDFEKFSAPEITKRPVEDLILQMKALNIEKVINFPFPTPPPTEALAAAEELLIALGALKEPPMTGRLKQQLAAKLSCPISPLGRVMATFPVAPRYAKMLALSRQQQCLPYTITIVSAMTVRELFEELDRPAGGEEEAAQLKARRARFLQMQKVWAGQGPMQKLGDLMVMLGAVGACEYSGCTREFCEQNGLRHKAMLEIRRLRGQLTTAVNSVCRDAGLYVDPKMEPPTEAQVTYLRQIVLAGLGDHLARRVQAEEQLDDKWKNAYKTALLEDPVFIHPSSVLFKELPEFVVYQEIVETTKLYMKGVSAVEPEWIPALLPPYCHFGKPLEDPPPSYCPGTGRVRCHRASVFYRVGWQLPAVEVDFPPGIERYKHFARFLLEGKVIKKLSSYSQCLLSSPLIMLKTWSKLQPRTEALLQALVKENCDNRDALVAAWKKNPKYLLAAYCQWVPEALHQELALRWPPVAL